The segment ACAAACTGATCTTCGGCATTTCCTGATGTTTTAGCACTTCACTCTGCCCTTTTAACATCCCTTTATGGACTTTTTGTGGGTGGAAtgttcctgttttattttttaaaggaaaatgataaaacagTGAATTCCCATCACATGCTGgagagaatcatagaaccataggttcagaagggaccgcaagggtcagcTAATCTAAACCCCACAGATCCGAAGACCACTGTATCCTGCATCAGGTGGTCCCTCGGTCAGGGCATCTGAACTGCCCTGCCTCAGTCAATGCATCTATTGAGGGACCACATGGAATGAGGCAGGGTGGATCTGGCTGTGCTAGGCTAGGAGGGTCCAGTCTGGGTCCATCTCTCGTTAGAAGCAGCTGCCATAGAAGTGGACGGTGTGTGCGAGCAGGGGAGTCACAGAAAAGCACACCATGTCACATGGGTATCCCCACGACGGCGTACATGGGGAATAGTCCCACACTCACTCACCTCACTTTGGGAGCAGCCAGGAGTCTACAAAGAGCCCCCAGATACTCTTCGCACTCAGCATCTCCCAAGAGAACCTCCAGCATGCCTTCCTTGTCCTTGTGCAGCTCAGCCACTAGGCCCTGCACGGCCTGCAGCACCTGCTGCGGGTCTGGGGAAAGCAGCAGGGGAAAGGAGCTGCACATTTCAGCAGCGTCCTCAGCAGGAACAAGATCAGGAGCAAACTTCCCAAGAAGCCAGGATCTATGGGAGCCACCAGAGATGTCGAGTCAGGCAGCTGCAAAGCTTCATCCAGGCAGGTGGCTGAAAGGACAGAACTGCTACCAGGAATTCCAGTGATCTTCCTCCTTGGAAAAGACATGGGAGCAAACACGACCTGGACAGTGGTCACTTCCAGCTCCTTTCTTCTGCATTTCTTCCAGATCTCTCTCCAGCTCATTGACGTTTCATTATCCCATCCTGGCTGCAGCCGGGTGCCCACATAAGTGTTGCCTGGGTCTCAGATTACCAGTGTAGCTAGATGATTGCATTAGGGCGTGTAGATATACATACCATGAAGGGAGCAAAACCCGCACCCAGGAACTCACTGCAGTCTTCAAAGGAAAAGATAAAGCTACCCTGGCACCTTCAGTTGGGTAGGAAACATCAAGCGGAGGTTCAGCAATCCCAGACCCACTTGCCCCCAGGTCTGttctttcccctgccccttctcccagttgTTTCTCTCTGTAGCACTAGATGGATTAGGAAGCACCAGTCACAGAGTCACACCCAGGAAAGAGAAAGTGCAAACCCAGGAGTTTGCATCCTGTTAAGTTTTTCCTAGTGCCTTGCCTGTTCCTTTCTCCTTTCAgcctggctccctgcagccaaTGCCCCAGGGCCAGTGTGTGTACACATCTCAGGACTGCCAGCATTCTGGGGCAGAGGGACCTTTCAGATCACAGAAGATTGATGTCCCATGCCGCCAATCAAAGGGAAGCCCTGTCCCGGGAGGGAAGGCCCTTAGCTACTCCAGTTAGTTACCATAGTTGTCAGTTGCTTTGTTGTCAAGCCATATTTAAAGGGGAACACCCCTGTAACAATAGGCACAAAAACACTGTAAACCAACTCTCGCCTGCCGATGGAATATACATTAAGGAAATAATGTACAGAGGAGAATCCAATATTTCCTGCTATAAAAGCCAACATTCCCACTGAAAGCAGGAAagaattttccatcactgacaaagAGACAGCAAacaaaggccccaatcctgcagtcagACCCACACATCCCATGCAGGGTCAGGGTGTAAATGATTTTGTCCCGTGGGCCTGctgtcagatgcatctgttgcCCTGTGCGGGTGCATTAGTGCTTGCTGGGGAGAAGGCAGAGAACAGCAGGCGGCTTCTCTTTTGAATGAGAATCTCTCATTCAGAACTAGTGATCCTGGTTTATTTTGTTTCTGAGGAGGTAGAGGGGTGAATGGGATTGTGTGACCATTCTCTGCACCAGCAGGGAAGAGATGAAATCTCCACGTATGAAATGGATGCCCTGCACTTTGGGCTGGCATGTGCACCGAGCATGTAACAGGTGACTGGTGGTGTGTGTCTTtttgcaggaggcaggcaggagaGAATCAGGACAGGAGCTCTCTGTAACTGAACAAGGAGTGTCCTTCCTTGTGTTACTAATAATGCAAGCCACTGGTCAGTGCCTGGTGTGTCCCTTCTGGGCCCAGTCCCCCCAGCATGAAGCTGGCCAGCTCCAGCACCCAGCCCCTTGCTTCAAGCTGTGAAGGGCCCCCCGTTTGCTCTGCAGGCCCTGGTCCGACAGTCGCTCCGGAGAGGGATCAGACAAGGGAGAAGGTCCAACACCCAAATCCTTTCCACGCCCTGCGGCCTGGCTCAGTCCACCGCGCTCTGCGCCCTGGTTCTGCAGACAGTCCTGCGGGTGCTTGGCGCTGCAGCTTGTCTGAGTTCAGCTGAGGCACTAGTGGGTACCTGGCAGACTCGGGCCCTCAATTACCCTGATCGCCACGGGGCctgcgggtggggaggggggattccTGGGCCTCCCGCGCCTGGCCAGGCTCAATCCAGAGCGAAACCTGTTTCCATTCGGCACGAAAAGCGGAAACCTGCCCCCGCCCCGCCGCGTCCCCTTTAAGCTCGGCGGGGAGGTTTAAAGAGACGCGctcgccccgccccttcctgccctggcCTCTGTCggggagcagcccccagccccgggTCCCCCCGCGATGGCCGAGCCCGCGGGACCCTTCCACGCCCTGTGGCACGGGGGGCACCAGTATCTGTGCTACTGCGCCGCGCCGCAGAGCAGCGGCTTCAATGTCTAGTAAGTGCGGGGCATTGACCCCCTCCCCGGCACCCcggggtgggcgcggggctgcagggagccccccCTTCCAGCCGGGGGGCTCGGGGGGGCTTGGAGCCCTGCGATCGCATCCCAGCTGGAGGGGGCGCCGCTATGAGCCCCCAGCTcgggggaaccccccccccccgccgccccggGCCTCAGGAGCGGCAGCTCTTCCGCCTCCCAGGGTGGGCAGCCGGcttcgggggggggggcctgggccAAACCGGCGGGGTCCTGCACCCCGGGGCCGGTGGCGCTGGAGACGCTGCGGCGCAGGCCCCTCTACCGGCCGGGAGCTGGCTCCTGCCCCTCGGACGCGGCCCGTGGGGCGGGCGGGTTTCCCGGGGGCAGCGCCCCCAAGCCCCCGCGCGTGGCTGGAGCGGCCTGGCGGCGGGGCGGGCTCGATGTCCCAGCTGGGTTCTGCAGTGTGTGGGGTTAAAGggccgggcagggctgggctgatgCGGAGCCCCAGGTCCAGACGTGCCGCTGGTTTCCCCGCGTCAGTAGCGCCTCGGAGGCCAGAGCCGGCCTGGTTCTTCGCTATTTCCGCGGCGTTTTCTCTCTTTGGGGGGGGCTCCCTTGGGACAATGGAGCCGTGACTCCGCCCGGGTCAGTCTCTCCTGCACCCGTGGCAAACCGCGCAAGGGAAGAGTTTCAATTCAACCCCCAAATGATTCCCACTAACTCGAGGTGGGAATCTTGGACAGGCCAGATCTGTGTGAACTCGGTATCTAAAAATGTGCGCCCTTTTTAAAAAACGAATGCCAGGGCCtggacctcagtttcccctccaccTAGCAGCACAAAGGGAGtcattaaagtatcagagggtagccgtgttagtctggatctgtaaaagcagcaaagaatcctgtggcaccttatagactaacagacgtttgggagcatgagctttcgtgggtgaatacccacttcctcagatgcatgtaatggaaatatccaggggcaggtatatatatgtgtactagcaagcaagctagagataacgaggtcagttcaatcagggaggatgaggccctgttctagcagttgaggtgtgaaaaccaagagaggagaaactggttctgtagttggctagccattcacagtctttgttcagtcctgagctgatggtgtcaaatttacagatgaactgaagctcagcagtttctctttggagtctggtcctgaagtttttttgctgcaggatggccaccttaaggtctgctatagtgtggccagggaggttgaagtgctctcctacaggttttttgtatattgccattcctaatgtctgatttgtgtccatttatccttttccgtagagactgtccagtttggccgatgtacatagcagaggggcattgctggcatatgatggcgtatattacattggtggatgtgcaggtgaatgaaccagtgatggtgtggctgatctggttaggtcctgtgatggtgtcgttggtgtagatatgtgggcagagttggcatcgaggtttgttgcatggattggttcctgagctagagttattatggtgtggtgtgcagttactggtgagaatatgtttcaggttggcaggttgtctgtgggcaaggattggcctgccacccaaggcctgtgaaagtgtgggatcattgtccaggatgggttgtagatcctgaGTCATTAAAGGGGCCCTAAATTGCATCTGGGCTTGACTTAGGGCCCCTCTTCACTGTCCGGGGGTTATAAAGGGACCACTGAGGAAGGAGAATACGAGGCTCTCGATTTGAACTGCCTTGCTGTTTATATTAAAGGGATAACAACTAGAAATTGCTTTTCTGTCTGAATGTTTGACATGCTCTTGTTACAGCTGACACCCAGGGCTATGTCTGAAAGAGTTTCGAGAAATAGCTTCCTTCTGTGTGTCCTACAGGTCACTGGTTCCCTGGTGTAATCAGTTCCCAGCAGTTGTTACTTTCCCCTGTTTGGGCCTGTCTTCCCCAGAGTAAAAGGAGAGAGTAAAACAATTCTTAAACACAGGACAGTGTGATTGTAAAAAGCACCGCTGGCATGGGGTGCTGAGAGCTGGCATAGTGCCCCAAACTacttcaaccttttttttttttttaatgggctaGATATCATGTTGATAATGTCCCTTTAACTTCATCACATCTTGTTTCCCCAGTGTAACCAATGCATCCGAGGTGTGGAGTACGGATTTCACCCTGGAGAAGCTGGAGGGTCACGTAGGTagcaattgtgcagattccaaCCTTGGGTGGCTGAGATGCTAGTCACAGTGGTACCACACACATCAAGTCAACTTAAAGGGGACCTGCAAATatggcagggctgagggggatgTTAAACTTCATACATCCGTTATAATTTAAGGAGagcaatgttttaaaaacatggaTTAAAAAGCGGCAGTTTGGCTCCTTTAAAAACATCGCACTAGGCCTGAAAATAAGCAGagaaaatcaggaaaaaataatCATAAGCAAACCAAAGTCTCTAATTATAACTTTAAAGGGTTATTATCCAAGCTTTTAGAAACAATCATTGATAATTACTGTGGCTGTAAAAGTAGGCTTGCagaattcagtttttattttttgtaattctGATGGataataatgtttattttaaagaattttttcatattttcacttatttaaattttcacagttgtgggaaatttggggcgggtcagacaataattaaatGACAGTTGATGTtgagattaaaaaagttaaagctttataacaatTAAAACTCAGATTGTCAGTATCACATGTCAAaagatacaaagtaaatatccttcaaTCAACCTCTAATTAGTTCTCAGGTggtatttttcttactttgcctatctctTAAGTTTTGattatcatcaatggaaatatttttcatccgTTTGTGTCCTTAGGCAGAAATCAGTGTTTACTGATGTCCACAAACATTACATCTTTCCAAACCTATGTACAAGTACCTTAATGGAGGAGTTAAAAACCAGGTACCGAAGTGCTCTTCAGTCTAGTGGAGGAGGCACTACAAGAACTAGCATTTGGaagttaaaaccagacaaattcaacTTAGAAACAAGGCCTGCATTTGTAGCAGTGCGGGTAGCTGTAACGATGCGCTCCATGTACCCCGGGGGGGACTTGCTCGCTGTGAGGTCATCCAGCAGTCATTTGGTCACTAATCTTtcagtgggaggaaggaatcatcCTCTCTACAGCGAAGAGGCCAGTGTGATGGAGTCGCTGTGAAATAGCTCAATGCCAGTCCATTAACTCTAGGGCCTGATGTGCCTTTGGCCTTCACCTTGTATGGCTGCTTCTACCAGTACAGAGTGGTTGTAAAATCAGTGTGCACTTTGCGCTCACTGGTGTAAGGGGCTGCACGCGGCAGAACGGGATCAGGCCCCTTGTGTCTGTCACTGACGGCTAAGCTGCCTTCTGGGGGTCTCTCTCTTTCAGAAGTCCTGGAGTGGGATGTGTCCTTCTGAAGATTACAGCACAAAGTTCAGGTGAGATCTTCCACCTGGGAATGAATAATCAGGGCTTGTTCCAGTGGGTCTGGAGACCCTTGTCTCACTCCAATCTCTTCCTTGCacagagaagcttttgagcacagagcagctgcctTGACAGTGCATGACAGCAAAGCCAGCCTGCAGCTGAAGGAAGGTACCCGGAGCTTGACTTTTGACCTATTCAAGCTACCCTGCTCTGAAGCTAGGAAACAGTTGCAGGCACTGATGTTTGGTTTAGTGGGGTGTGTCAGCAGCCTGGAGAAACGTCTTGAAGGTACCATGTGTGTGTGGGCGCGTTCTTTGGAGTCGGGGAAGGGGACCATTGATTTCAGCTGTCATTATCTTACTATCTGCTGCCCACCACTTTAATTCAGGGATGGGCATGGGCAGGTTCCTTATTATGGCCCTCGGGGTGTGTGGGAAGCTGGTGCTTGGAGGTGGCTGCACCTTGGCCACCTGTAATGGAGGAAAATGTTTTACCTGCACTTGGAAAACTAAGCTGAGACTGGGCCAGCCTGTGTGTGGACAGCACGCTGGGGTGCAGAGCCAGTCTCGGAGTGGGGATGTGCTGGGGGTGCGGATGGGGTTGTGCTGCCCTCCTCTGAGTCTGGGGTAACTTGCATCCCCCGTCGCCTCTCCCACACACAGTCAtggaagggggcccagccctcAGGGCTGTTGCTCTGAGAGGGGTG is part of the Gopherus flavomarginatus isolate rGopFla2 chromosome 17, rGopFla2.mat.asm, whole genome shotgun sequence genome and harbors:
- the PAXX gene encoding protein PAXX isoform X2, giving the protein MAEPAGPFHALWHGGHQYLCYCAAPQSSGFNVYVTNASEVWSTDFTLEKLEGHKSWSGMCPSEDYSTKFREAFEHRAAALTVHDSKASLQLKEGTRSLTFDLFKLPCSEARKQLQALMFGLVGCVSSLEKRLEAAEDAAAAAASCSPEKNRLQSQRLLIPDLSPRKNRGGGSAVTAKRRVPGESLINPGFKSKKAPTGVDFEDS